From the Deinococcus aerius genome, one window contains:
- a CDS encoding aminotransferase class I/II-fold pyridoxal phosphate-dependent enzyme yields MTGTRPPLDETQPTDTEWSYETAAVQTGIPRGLGQTVGIPIHQAAAFQFTTLEEAQGEFQLNQGLSYARLQNPTVRALEERLTALEGGAATVALASGQAATLTAILGVCRAGDHVVSTASLFGGSAGLLNNILPLMGISATLVENTPQAIGAAMRPNTRLVWAETIGNPAGDVPDLSALAEIAHARGALLGIDNTWGGVGYLCRPLEHGADLVTHSLTKWAGGHGSVMGGSVTVGTGHDLTRNPIYTDGGKNSLLNVRGEAALAWRQRWFGAHQLGMTLAPHNAFLIAQGLETLALRLGRESETALALATWLGEQPRVGRVSYPGLPGSAHHDLARQYLRGGFGAVLTFEVPDPAAFLSRLRVIRIAPNLGDTRTLVVHPWTTTHGRLPEAARRAAGVTDRTIRMSVGLESPEDLRADLAAALG; encoded by the coding sequence ATGACTGGCACCCGCCCCCCGCTCGACGAAACCCAGCCCACCGATACCGAGTGGAGCTACGAGACCGCCGCCGTCCAGACCGGCATCCCCCGTGGCCTGGGCCAGACGGTCGGCATCCCCATCCACCAGGCCGCCGCCTTTCAGTTCACCACGCTGGAGGAGGCGCAGGGCGAGTTTCAGCTCAACCAGGGGCTCAGCTACGCCCGGTTGCAAAATCCCACCGTCCGCGCCCTGGAGGAACGGCTCACGGCGCTGGAGGGCGGCGCGGCGACGGTCGCCCTCGCCAGCGGGCAGGCGGCAACCCTCACGGCGATCCTGGGCGTGTGCCGGGCGGGGGACCATGTGGTGTCCACCGCCAGCCTCTTCGGGGGCAGCGCGGGCCTGTTGAACAACATCCTGCCCCTGATGGGCATCTCGGCCACCCTGGTCGAGAACACGCCGCAGGCCATCGGGGCGGCCATGCGCCCGAACACCCGCCTCGTCTGGGCCGAGACCATCGGCAACCCGGCGGGGGACGTGCCCGACCTGTCGGCGTTGGCAGAGATCGCCCACGCGCGCGGCGCCCTGCTGGGCATCGACAACACCTGGGGCGGCGTGGGCTACCTCTGCCGCCCGCTGGAGCACGGCGCCGACCTCGTGACCCACTCACTGACGAAGTGGGCGGGCGGCCACGGCAGCGTGATGGGCGGGAGCGTCACCGTGGGCACCGGGCACGACCTCACCCGCAACCCCATCTACACCGATGGGGGCAAGAACAGCCTCCTGAACGTGCGGGGGGAGGCGGCCCTGGCCTGGCGGCAGCGCTGGTTCGGCGCCCACCAGCTCGGCATGACGCTCGCCCCGCACAACGCCTTCCTGATCGCGCAGGGATTGGAAACCCTCGCCCTGCGCCTGGGCCGCGAGAGTGAGACGGCCCTCGCGCTCGCCACCTGGCTGGGGGAGCAGCCGCGGGTGGGGCGCGTCTCCTACCCCGGCTTGCCCGGCAGCGCCCACCACGACCTCGCCCGCCAGTACCTGCGCGGCGGCTTCGGGGCGGTCCTCACCTTCGAGGTCCCCGACCCCGCCGCGTTCCTGTCCCGCCTGCGGGTCATCCGCATCGCGCCCAACCTGGGCGACACCCGCACCCTCGTCGTCCACCCCTGGACCACCACGCACGGCCGCCTGCCCGAGGCCGCCCGCCGCGCCGCCGGGGTCACCGACCGGACCATCCGCATGAGCGTCGGGCTGGAAAGCCCGGAGGACCTGCGGGCCGACCTGGCGGCGGCGCTGGGGTGA
- a CDS encoding permease prefix domain 1-containing protein has product MRDEDERRYLRRATQGLWGRKRREVQAELRGHLDARRRELALIGLSPEAATRQALHELGEPERVSVGLARVYLLPTVARTTMLSALLGCGAFLAATDLSRGLAQVRGYQPRYAAPGGPFTYLDIGSLQAELRGAGVGVAGTPTRPVLTFPNAPGPVVVETGGGNLGPYLSRSLVRDYGSGQVYLDANTLAQSLLDAGLDVRVRGWVNPQLQVGDVTLRLGTPAQPVEAYNLYSLALTGLARELGLRAPYSARWSGVDLASHHTLRVPGGAEDVYALVTVQYVPPRDLDPRANPLVLAFDLARPGASGRLAFALPYDTFHLRLTGNVEDLRQDARRLADPAQRLRYASAQLPAHALLLRLSGELAPRATPYTLIPRSESSVGN; this is encoded by the coding sequence ATGAGGGACGAGGATGAACGGCGGTACTTGAGACGCGCGACGCAGGGGTTGTGGGGCCGCAAACGGCGCGAGGTGCAGGCCGAGTTGCGCGGGCATCTGGACGCCCGGCGCCGGGAACTGGCCCTGATCGGCCTGAGCCCGGAGGCCGCGACCCGTCAGGCGCTGCACGAACTGGGCGAGCCGGAGCGGGTGAGCGTGGGCCTGGCCCGCGTCTACCTCCTGCCGACTGTGGCGCGAACGACGATGCTGAGCGCCCTGCTGGGCTGCGGGGCTTTCCTCGCCGCGACCGACCTGTCGCGCGGACTGGCGCAGGTGCGGGGCTACCAGCCGAGGTATGCCGCGCCCGGCGGGCCCTTCACGTATCTGGACATCGGGAGCCTCCAGGCCGAGTTGCGGGGGGCGGGGGTGGGGGTGGCGGGCACACCGACCCGGCCCGTCCTGACCTTCCCCAATGCGCCCGGCCCGGTCGTGGTGGAGACGGGCGGGGGGAACCTCGGCCCGTACCTCAGCCGCTCGCTCGTGCGCGACTACGGCAGCGGACAGGTGTACCTCGACGCGAATACGCTGGCGCAGTCGCTGCTGGACGCCGGGCTGGACGTGCGGGTGCGGGGCTGGGTGAATCCCCAGCTTCAGGTGGGGGACGTGACCCTCCGGCTGGGCACGCCCGCGCAGCCCGTCGAGGCCTACAACCTCTACAGCCTGGCACTGACGGGGCTGGCGCGGGAGTTGGGGCTGCGGGCGCCGTACAGTGCGCGCTGGAGCGGCGTGGACCTGGCGAGCCACCACACGTTGCGGGTGCCGGGCGGAGCGGAGGACGTGTACGCCCTCGTCACGGTGCAGTACGTGCCGCCCCGCGACCTGGACCCGCGGGCCAACCCCCTCGTGCTGGCCTTCGACCTCGCCCGGCCTGGCGCGAGCGGGCGCCTGGCCTTCGCCCTCCCGTACGACACGTTCCACCTGCGGCTGACGGGGAACGTGGAGGACCTGAGGCAGGACGCCCGGCGACTCGCGGACCCGGCGCAACGGCTGCGGTATGCGAGCGCCCAACTGCCCGCCCACGCGCTGCTGCTGCGGCTCAGCGGTGAACTGGCGCCCCGGGCCACCCCCTACACGCTGATTCCCCGGAGCGAATCCAGCGTGGGGAACTGA
- a CDS encoding PadR family transcriptional regulator — MEPNLLKGHLDLILLSILEGGPMYGLEISKQAQVETDGYFDLRVGSLYPALHRLEQSGAVEGEFRPAPRGGAPVKYYWLTEDGQRLLARKREDFRTFSTHLQALGRRYEGRG; from the coding sequence ATGGAACCAAACCTGCTCAAGGGGCACCTCGACCTGATTCTGCTGTCGATTCTGGAGGGCGGCCCGATGTACGGCCTGGAGATCAGCAAACAGGCCCAGGTGGAGACGGACGGCTATTTCGACCTGCGGGTGGGCAGCCTGTACCCGGCGCTGCACCGGCTGGAGCAGTCGGGCGCGGTGGAGGGCGAGTTCCGGCCCGCGCCCCGTGGCGGCGCACCGGTCAAGTACTACTGGCTGACCGAGGACGGCCAGCGGCTCCTGGCCCGCAAACGCGAGGACTTCCGGACGTTCAGCACCCATCTTCAGGCTCTGGGGAGGCGTTATGAGGGACGAGGATGA